The Daucus carota subsp. sativus chromosome 2, DH1 v3.0, whole genome shotgun sequence genome includes a window with the following:
- the LOC108208004 gene encoding peptidyl-prolyl cis-trans isomerase CYP21-4 isoform X1, translating to MAKIKPQALLQQSKKKKGPRNISVSTVVLYGVLVVLLVFFVLASYRHVTERSRVQTKDGLPIRKNLGAYGGSKKSDFPRYAIFNTSKGMISVELYKDGVPDVVNEFIDACQMGQLKGMQFHRVIKNFVIQGGDFDNEITEEWTSKGKHYDQLDTSVKHEAFMICTSKGKRDKEGFELFITTAPIPDLNKKLHVFGRVIKGEDVVQEIEEVDTDEHFRPKSWIGITDVTLERKI from the exons ATGGCTAAAATTAAACCTCAAGCTCTACTGCAGCAAAGCAAGAAAAAGAAGGGGCCTAGAAATATTAGTGTGTCTACAGTTGTGCTCTATGGCGTACTTGTCGTTTTATTGGTGTTCTTCGTGTTAGCCTCATACAGACATGTGACTGAAAG GTCAAGGGTTCAGACAAAAGATGGTTTACCAATACGTaag AATTTAGGTGCTTATGGTGGTTCCAAGAAATCAGATTTTCCTAGATACGCA ATTTTCAATACTTCTAAGGGTATGATCTCTGTGGAACTATACAAGGATGGTGTTCCTGATGTTGTTAATGAATTTATTGATGCTTG tcaGATGGGACAATTAAAAGGGATGCAATTTCACCGTGTAATCAAGAATTTTGTAATACAAGGTGGTGATTTTGACAATGAAATTACAGAAGAATGGACATCAAAGGGAAAACACTACGACCAACTGGATACAAG CGTGAAGCATGAAGCATTTATGATATGTACTTCTAAGGGAAAACGTGACAAAGAAGGGTTTGAGCTATTTATAACTACCGCCCCAATTCCGGATCTAAATAAGAAGCTTCACGTGTTTGGTCGTGTTATCAAAGGAGAAGACGTTGTTCAG GAAATTGAAGAAGTTGACACAGATGAACATTTTCGACCCAAATCTTGGATAGGGATCACTGATGTGACATTGGAGCGGAAGATCTAA
- the LOC108208004 gene encoding peptidyl-prolyl cis-trans isomerase CYP21-4 isoform X2 → MAKIKPQALLQQSKKKKGPRNISVSTVVLYGVLVVLLVFFVLASYRHVTERVQTKDGLPIRKNLGAYGGSKKSDFPRYAIFNTSKGMISVELYKDGVPDVVNEFIDACQMGQLKGMQFHRVIKNFVIQGGDFDNEITEEWTSKGKHYDQLDTSVKHEAFMICTSKGKRDKEGFELFITTAPIPDLNKKLHVFGRVIKGEDVVQEIEEVDTDEHFRPKSWIGITDVTLERKI, encoded by the exons ATGGCTAAAATTAAACCTCAAGCTCTACTGCAGCAAAGCAAGAAAAAGAAGGGGCCTAGAAATATTAGTGTGTCTACAGTTGTGCTCTATGGCGTACTTGTCGTTTTATTGGTGTTCTTCGTGTTAGCCTCATACAGACATGTGACTGAAAG GGTTCAGACAAAAGATGGTTTACCAATACGTaag AATTTAGGTGCTTATGGTGGTTCCAAGAAATCAGATTTTCCTAGATACGCA ATTTTCAATACTTCTAAGGGTATGATCTCTGTGGAACTATACAAGGATGGTGTTCCTGATGTTGTTAATGAATTTATTGATGCTTG tcaGATGGGACAATTAAAAGGGATGCAATTTCACCGTGTAATCAAGAATTTTGTAATACAAGGTGGTGATTTTGACAATGAAATTACAGAAGAATGGACATCAAAGGGAAAACACTACGACCAACTGGATACAAG CGTGAAGCATGAAGCATTTATGATATGTACTTCTAAGGGAAAACGTGACAAAGAAGGGTTTGAGCTATTTATAACTACCGCCCCAATTCCGGATCTAAATAAGAAGCTTCACGTGTTTGGTCGTGTTATCAAAGGAGAAGACGTTGTTCAG GAAATTGAAGAAGTTGACACAGATGAACATTTTCGACCCAAATCTTGGATAGGGATCACTGATGTGACATTGGAGCGGAAGATCTAA